A stretch of DNA from Arachis hypogaea cultivar Tifrunner chromosome 19, arahy.Tifrunner.gnm2.J5K5, whole genome shotgun sequence:
AAATCACGAGTTTCAATTAAAATGAGCATGCTTTGACCTAAGAAAAACTAGCACCTGATAAAACGGCAGCATTAGGAAGACATCTAACGTGTTCCCTGgacatttcaaatttaatatgaaTGAATTTAAGCAGTTTGAACTCGCACAAACAATGACGCAATTTGAAATAAAGAAAGCAGCAGTACCTTTTTGTTGCAGCATGTCTAAGCTTCCATGAAGGAGGCACATGTGTAAAATTCATGGTGGGGattatgaactcatctactctcTGCTTGCATCTGGCCACCTGCAGCTGCcacaaaatatgtattttaaaaataaacaaactacGATTACTGTCTTCTCTCGGAatagaagaagaggaacaaaCCTGTGGAGTTGGATTTACGATGAAGGTTTGAGATAGAGATGCTGCTTGCATTGTTTGTGTGTTACAATTGTCACCGGAAATATACGCTGAGCAAGAAAATTCGCCCAAATTAGAAGAAATGAGGACTGAGGAAGTACATATCTGGTAATTCAGGCTTAGATACTACTTCACCAAACTCTGCTGCTGCCTCCTCTTCTTCTAGCTACTTCTAGTTCTGTTCACTTCTGCTTATCTTCACTTACACCTAAATTAATTACACGAAAATATATCGATTGCAATCATATATTTATGTCCGGTCAAGAAAACTCTATGATTCAAAGTCTGTTTATATGGTTATTTTTCATTGTATTTGgaaaagtttttaaaaagaaaattttaaccactttaaaaattatattagggCTTGGTAGGGTaagtttttgagatttttttttaattatttatttttaaaaaatttttaaaaaaataaaaataattttatatttagatattttatgcaaaaaaaattatctattaattatatttggatacaatataaaaatattatttgtttatttataatataaaaatattattttaaaaaaaaactttttaaaaaaattattttttaatattttattttatattaaaaatttatcaaatatactaaaaataaaaaatattttttatcatgttAATAGCACTGGAACAAGCACTTAATATTAAGAGAAGCTCTTTTCTTTTTGGGGAGAAAAAAAATCGTTTGTCGAGGGGGAAAAAAGAAAATGATTGGGCCTCATATTAATACAATCATTGATATATCTTTCACAGTTTCAACTTCTACTAAAATATAAAGTTCCTAAAGTCAAACGATAAAACGAAACATTAAGTTGTTCCCCACAATAAAAATCACCACCTATGATCAGTTTATAATAATCTTTTCACGTTAGTGTACCATACCACTGAAGAACAAAACAATGGAGAAACTCATGCAGCATTGTTGAGCTTGCATTCCGCTTAAAGAACAGGTGGCTAGATTGCACGGGTGAAGTTGTTTGCGATTAAATTTAAAATGATCACATCGTATACAATGTTACATTTGAAGGTAGCGAAATAAAACCTAACGAAATGCACATAATTATTGCTTCAAGTCATTGATAAATCAAGCTTTCCCAGCATTCTAACTACAGAAATCCAGCAAAATCTTGTGTACTCTAGATAGAGTTACAAAATAATATCTTGCAAATTTGCACCATCTACAATAATAACTAAATCTTTGGATACAAAaaaatggagctagaaggagtcaTTGTCCTTAATGCCAAAGGAGGATTTCAACTTATTAGCAAGAAGTGGTAGCATCTTGATGCTGTCTTGGATCGCCTCATCAGCACAGGAAACCATATCATTCATGGCCCCACCTTTCTGCTGGAGCTTTGCAGACTCATACCTATCTTGACATACCATCAGAGATCTATTCAATTTCTCCTGCACCATGTTCAAAACAAGGTATTTATTGTCCAAATAATGAGAAATCAACAACAAAAACTACTAAGCGTTTTACTACAGGGTGAGGTAAGTTACATGGATCTATGAATACCATATCTTCAATAGGAAATCAAACTAAATGGTTTGGAGGTCCAAAGATCTTCCAATGCAAAATTTTCGAAGATGCATGCATACATATCTGCTCTATTTCTTACAACAAACCATTAATTTTCATCAAATAGTGTTGAAAAAGTTAAAGTGTGAATTGGATCCAATTTTTATGTTTGTAAACCCTATAATCAATAGTGGATAGAAACAGATTACCTAGAATAAAGACAATTAATCGTTGATTGTACTATTGAGACTTGTCTATTAAATAAATTCACAATACTTTTGCAATTAAAGAAGCAACAACAGTTGAGAAAGGAAAGAGAGACTTACCTGAAACTTTTGCATCTCAGTATCAAAAGTCTGTTGAACATTAGCAAGAGGAATACTGCAATTTTCGACACAATTAGTTATCTCTTCCTGCCTTCTGCTCCTATCAAAGCACTCATACGCACATTTGAAATATGCTTTCTGGAAAGGTCAAATCCAATGAAACAATGAACTATATAGAATAGGAAGCTTGCAAGTGCAAAATTTGTCATTGTATTGAAGCAGTCAATAAAGAAGAAACCTGGAGAGTGAAATTGACATGGTCTTGGATAGGGGCAAGGTTATTTTGAGCAGCTACATTGACTTCATCAAGCTTCTGCCTCAGTCTTTGTTGAGCAAGATGCTCTTCAGCTCCCGCAAAGTGATCCATCCTATTCACTGTCAACAAATAGATCTTCACTTTAGTTTCAGAACTCAAGTTCCATAAGAGGGAAGAATCCCCCAAGTTTATGAAACTGAAAAGCAGTCAAGGAATCGAGCTTCAGGTCATAAATCTCGTGAcgaaaagagggaaaaatattaaaGCTAGCAATTGAAATCCAATACAAAACAGGGATTAGGGTTTAAAGGGTTTAAGCCACTAAACATATTTTTTGGACTTGGGTTGGGCCGGGAAACCGACCCGCACCGTACAGAGCAACAAACCCGCCCAACCGGTTTTCTGAAATTTGCTCAAAACGGCGCCGTTGGTTAGAGGAACCCTAACCATTAACCCGCAGCACCCTCTTGGAATCGAAGAGAACTCGAACGCAGCTTGGAGGAAGCACCATAGCAGCCCTCTCTCGCCGCCGTTCCTCAACGTCCAGCCACCGCCGCCATCCGCATTGCTACAGCTTCGGCGCAACGTCGCCCTTGTTCGCCGCGCGTCCGCCTCCTTTTTGGCCAAGCTTCTGTGGTTCTGCCTCTGTTTTGTGGCCAACCCTTGTTCGAGCTGCTTAGCTCTCTGTTCAGTTCTCTACGCCGCGTGTTCGAGCCTCTGTTCCGCTGCCTTTTAGCCACCGTTCAGCCATTGTTCAGCCTCCGCTCAGCCATTTCCGTCGCGTTTTAAAGCTTCTCCCTCTCCCTGTACTGTTTGAATTTCAGAACTGCTCTATCGTAGGGTgattttttctccttcttcttgttctttcttgtATTAATTATTCAGATATTGTTTTATTTGATTGTTGTTTTCATGATTAGTATGTTTTCtagttcttattttgttgttggtttgctgtagtttaaaattttaattgttcttgttattttgattttcagttttaattgatcttattaactttttaatttgataaattattgtTTTGGTGTTGTTCTTTACCTTTTGATTGTTATATTGTGTTTTTGCTGTTGTTGATTTAATAAATTGTTCATTGAGTCGAAGATGAAAACCTGCCATGTTAAAACTGCTCCTGTCATGTTAAACCTGCCATGTTAAAATTGCTCCTATTGGTTTAGTATGGCTCAATCCCTCCTATTGGTTTAGTATGGCTCAATCCCTGCTTCCAAAGAGATTCTACCACCATGCTTGGACCTTCTCTCTGAGGTTAGCCATGTGATAATTAAGGATGTAAATCTTGTGACCCACTTTAGGAATTAactttttagtttcttttttaaaTTGGATATcgaaattttgtttattaatgtgTGAATATATTCTTTCATATTCCTCACTAAGTCGTAGTGATCTGTATGCCTTTGATCTCATGGCCTTTGTATTGTTGCATATTGGTAGATAAAAGGTATCAAATTTTGGTAGTAACTAGTAAGTAGAGtagtttattcttttcttttctattagaGATATGTGGAATAGAACAATGTATATACTTTTGAAAACCAAATtgtttcttttaaaccaaaatttgggtgattactCTTTTCTAAATATGCAAGCAATTCTATCTAATTGGCCATgaaagttttctttttctttctagtaTTAGTTCATGTTGTGATTTGTGAATGATTTTGTTTTGCAAATAAAACAGTTGTGAAGTTACTGTGAAACAGTGGCATGGAATAATCACTTGCTCtttctgtaatttattttttatattttcctcTGGAAAATAACATATTAGATATTTTCTTTGATTGGAATGTAGAAGATAGTACATCTTTTTATGgttttattctttattgtaacaaattttgaataattgttgttagttacTCTGAGAACCTTGCTGTTACctgttagttattttatttattattttattataaaattgttagttattttatttattattttattataaaatgattATTTCGGTTGAACTGGtttgattttcagaaccttgggcTTTATTGTGCTTGAGGCTTAGCACAAAGCCACAAAGTAAACTAAGAACTAACCTTGAGAGTTGATACTCATATGTCCAAACAAATACGCAAGTGAAgttatttaactaatattttagTTTAATCGCTGCTGacaaattctaaaattaaaaaaaaaataggataattAGTTTGGCTACCACGAAAAGAAGATATTGGATTCTTCCAATATTCAAGCAATGCATGCACAGGATTGCAAACGTCATGGGGTACAACTAAGTTTATTTTTAGAAGTGCTATATAACAATTTACAAAGGTattaaaacatagaaaaaatatagatagacaataaaaatactaaataatgtgaacagAGGATATCTCATAGGTTAAATTTAATAGCTAAAACATAACGTATAGCAATGTACAAAGTTTAGATGTCGGTAATATACTAAAAAAAAGTGGTTAATTGTCAATGCTTAATATAAAACTGAGTGCAAGAGGAAAGAGATGTCGAAACAAAAGATTTGTAGGAGGATTTTCAAAACAATATCTTAAGATAAGAGCTGACAAAATTTTGAAGTGTTCAAGAAGGCTACGTGCCACAGTGTACTGCAAACTGGGACAATGCAAAGCAAGAAGTAGTGTGTGGAAAGTGGAACCATAACCACGTTGCAGCACTTGCActacacaaaagaaaagtataaatgCGTCAATTCTGGAGGCTCCCTCCAGCTAGATGGTAGATATCCACTGACCAATGCTTCCAAGACAGAACCCCAGATCTGGATAATCATGCATTTATATTCATAGTCAATAATTGCAactaccttttcttttcttttcttttcttatataaCATATTAACATAAGCTTGCAAAACTAAGTAGAACTCAGAAATAAAAATGAGCATCCTCACTGCAACAACAACACTCTTGATCCTCTTCACCATCTTCACACCGCTACACCTCAAGGCCGATGCAGCAAAATGCCACCCGGATGACGAAGCAGGCCTATTGGGCTTCAAATCGGGTATCAAATCAGACCCATCTGGGATGCTCAGCAAATGGATACGCGGGACCGATTGTTGCACGTGGCCTGGCCTCAACTGCCTATTTGAAAACAAACGGGTCACAAGCATTTCTATTGCGGGTCAACCCGACCAACCCAATAGCTTCTTATCGGGTACCATATCGTCCTCCCTCTCAAAGCTCCAATTTCTCGACGGTATCTATTTCACTAATCTCCGAAACATATCGGGTCCCTTCCCGGGTTTCCTCCTCAATATGCCCAACCTCGAATACATCTACATCGAGAACAGCCAGATCTCGGGTCGCATACCCGATTCTTTTGGAAACTCCACTCGAAAATTTGGCGCCTTCAGCTTCCAAGGCAACCGCTTAACCGGAACAGTGCCGAGTTCACTATCCCTGTTGACTCAGCTCACTCAGCTCAAACTCGGCGACAACCTCCTCACCGGTGCTATCCCAGACGGGATTCGGAACCTCAAGAACCTCACATATCTGAGTTTGCAAGGCAACCAGCTCAGTGGTAACATTCCCGATTTTTTCACTTCGTTAAAGAACCTCAGGATTCTAGAACTTTCTCGGAACAAATTTTCCGGCACGATTCCGGCGTCGATTGCCACGCTGGCACCAACACTGGGATACCTGGAACTGGGACACAACTCGCTTTCCGGGAAAATCCCTGATTTTCTAGGGAAAATGAAGGCTCTCGACACACTCGATCTCTCCTCGAACCGATTCACGGGAAGCGTGCCGCAGAGCTTCAAGAACTTGACGAAGATCTTCAACCTGGACCTCTCCAACAACTTGCTGGTAGACCCGTTCCCCGAGATGAACGTGAAAGGAATTGAATCTCTGGATTTGTCGAACAACAACTTGCACCTGGGAACAATCCCCAAGTGGGTGACTTCGTCTCCGATTATCTACTCGTTGAAGCTGGCCAAGTGTGGAATAAGGATGAAGCTGGATGATTGGAAGCCTTCGGAGACTTACTTCTACGACTACATCGATCTCTCCGGAAACGATATCTCAGGGAGCGCCATTGGATTGCTGAACAGAACAGACTATTTGGTAGGGTTCTGGGCTTCGGGGAACAAATTGAAGTTCGACATGGGAGGTTTGAGGATCGTGGAGAAGCTCAAGTACTTGGATTTGTCTAGAAATTCGGTGTTTGGAAAGATTCCTAAGGGTGTGGTTGGGCTTCAGAAGCTGAACGTCAGTTATAACCATCTTTGTGGTCAGATTCCAAAGACTCAGTTCCCAGCCAGTGCCTTTGCCGGAAATGATTGTTTGTGTGGTCCTCCTTTGCAGCCATGTAAGGCCTAGCACTATCATTAGGCAAATAGTTTGAGAGAGGCTGAGATTATGTGTGCTGATTAGTGTGTGATTAGTGATTTGTGAgtctattaaattttaatttggagACATGAAATTATGGATTCCTAAATCTCGCTAGTATAGTATCTTCAGCCCTGATTTGTGCCAAACATGCTTTAATAATTATCTTCAGCCCAGATTTGTGCAATACATGCTTTAATAATTGTTCAATTCAATGCCACTATTGCATTgatattttttgttcttttgcGTCAACTTGTGTTGGAGTAATGGAGTTGTAAAGTGTGGTGCCCACTTCCTGCTGGCACTGCCCACTAGTCCATTGACCGTGTAGATTACGCTCATTGAGAAACTTCCACCCTGTAACTGTTGAGGCTGAATTCTTAGTTAGATTATCCAAAGATAGTTGTTGTTTCTTTAATGAAAGAAAGATGACTAACGATTTCTTATTAACCATTTTAGTTTCGTGACGACTTGGGCAAAAAAGGCTTGTAAATGGGTTCATTCTTCCTGATACTCTCTCTCATTCATTATGCGTTTCGATGTGATTATATCCACATTTGACCATGGCCATTGGCCAGTGGCTCTATTAGTGCCTATGACAGGGGTGCCTACTTAGTAATTAATAATATGAATATCTGAATTTGGTTCACACTTGGGTCAAGTCATTACAATTtgtcttttctcttttaatactAACATAATGTGCTTTATTGTATGATGTTGATTTACAAACCATGGCTATAAATACTATGTGATTCTTACAATCTTATTCACAAAACAATTTAGAATGGCATATAGATACTTGTTTGCCTTCTTGTTGGCTTTATGCCTCTCACACCCTCCTCATTCTGTTCTTGTTGCACAGAATTTGCCATACAAAGCTGTGAATCTAGGAAACTGGTTGCTTGCTGAGGGATGGATGAAACCTTCTCTCTTTGATGGAATTGTCAACAAAGATCTCTTGGTATGACTCTTTCTTTATTAGGGTCCACTTCATTTGCAAATTTAACAGAACTGCTTATGATTTTTGTTGATTTCAGGATGGAACTCAAGTGCAGCTAATGTCCACTAAGTTCCAGAAATATCTCGCAGCAGAAAATGGAGGAGGAGCTGATCTTGTTGCCAACCGTGCTTCAGCTTCAGGTTGGGAAACATTCAAGGTATGTTGCTTTATCTGAAAGAATTCCATTTAgatccattttttatgtttttggaaTTTCAGTCTGTCCTGTGCTTTTTTGCAGCTATGGAGGGTCAGTGACACATCTTTCAATTTTAGAGTGTTTAACAAGCAATTTCTTGGGCTAGAAAATCAAGGCAGTGGAAACAAAATCGTTGCAGTTTCCAACTCGCCTAGCAACCCGGAAACATTTCAGATTGTAAGAAATAGCAACGACCCCAACAAAATTAGAATCAAAGCATCTAACGGTCTGTTCTTGCAGGTAATATACTACTTACTCCATCATCAAGCTATTCATATTGGATAAGTACATTTACTTTGAAAATATCTCTAAAATCTTGTGTGTGAAGGTTCAATCGGAGACATCAGTGACAGCAGATTATGCAGGCACTAATTGGGATGAGAATGACCCCTCTGTCTTTCGTTTAAATGATAAAGTTGCAAATCAGTTACAAGGAGAGTATCAACTTACCAATGGTTATGGCCCTGCTAGAGCTCCTCAAGTCATGCATGTAAGAAATCTAATTTACAATTTTTCTTACAAACTACGAGACTTGTTGAACTCATTTTATTCATGCCTTCCCTGCAGAATCACTGGGATGCATATATAACCGAAGATGATTTCAGATTCATGTCTGAAAATGGATTAACTGCAGTTAGAATACCCGTTGGATGGTGGATAGCACAAGACCCGAATCCACCTAAGCCTTTTGTAGGGGGATCTTTGGCAGCTTTGGACAATGCTTTTACATGGGCGCAGTGAGTATCCATTAATTCATCTTCCTCTATATGTGTCCATCACCTGACTATTTGTTACTCGCAGAAAGCATGGGATGAAGGTGATAGTGGACTTGCATGCAGTTCAAGGTTCTCAGAACGGCAATGATCACAGTGGGGCAAGAGATGGATATATAGAATGGGGAGATTCATACATACCAAACACAGTCTCAGTCATTGACTTCTTAGCACGAAGGTATTATTTTACTTAAACAGAATTGTACCATACATATGTTCAATGTTGTGTTATGGTTTgaagaattgattttttttttattaacagaTACGGTGGCAATCCAAGCCTAGGAGGAATAGAATTGATGAATGAGCCGTCGGGTGTCAATCTAGATAGCCTCAAAAACTATTACAAGCAAGCTTATGATGCTGTGAGGAGATATAGCCAGAGTGCTTATGTCATCATGTCAAACCCATTGGATCATGATTCTAAAGTACTTCTCTCATTTGTCCAAGGTTTTAATAATGTAGTTATTGATGTGCATTACTACAATCTTTATTCCGATTACTTCAATAGCCTGAACGCACAACAAAACATTGACTTCATAAGAAATCAAAGAGCCTCGGATCTCAGCGGTGTCTCTTCAACTAATGCTCTTAGTTTTGTTGGTAAGATACAAACTAAACTCTAACCAATAATATTATTGAACATACAATCATGATAGTTACATTATTATGATATTGGTAGGGGAATGGACTGGTGCATGGAGCGTGCAAGGTGCATCAAAGGAAGATTATCAGAACTATGCAAAAGCACAATTGGATGTGTATTCACGTGCAACCTTTGGATGGGCATATTGGTCCTACAAATGTCAATATGATCAATGGAGCCTTAAGTGGATGATCGAGAATGGTTACATAACTCTAAATTGAATTTCAGCATAATATATGTTTACTCTTTTCTTCAGTTCACTACTCTATGCTGAAAAATAAGCTGAACAAACTAATAATGATAAATTGCTTTGTACCCCACTCTCATATAGTGCAATCAGTAACATACCATCCTACCTTCAAATATCATAtagtgtttttattattttttgcatcAACGTCAACTTGAAATTGGGCTTCAGGGCTATTTGGTGGGTTCTATTATTTAGTGCACCTCATTAAATATAAAGACTTAACTGtcgaaacagaaaaataaaactgaCAAATCCAAACAAAGCGACTGATCACCCAAGCGGAGAGTGGAGACCAGTTCTTTTGCGCCAATATATTGCCCCAATTCATGTCTCAATGGGTTTTTTAAAATGTATTATATAATGGGCTTCATGAAAAACACTGGGTTAGCTTTAcctcttttttttgtttataaattgGGCTGCAAGGCATTTTACACTTTTCTGATTTAACATTATATATTGTCTTTTGACAAAAACAAAAACTCAATCTATTGTCTTcaccaaaaatagaaaacaaaaactgTGGAAATTTGCttgctttgttttaatttttaaatactagTTTTATTTTTGGGTACTTTATACGGGAGATCAATATAATCATAAATATTATTTGATATCATGATAAATTACATTGTTTGTATGAAATTCACAATCCCTAAtatcttataattaaaatatagctacacaataaattaaaaatatcaaaactatatgAGTATACATATCTtgtcttttatttaattatttgaaaaaaatgataaataatccTCAATAGTTACCTAACACTTTAATTTACACTCACAAGTTTAAAGTTTCGATTAATGTTCTGAAAATCAGTTCGAACCGATCAAACTGTGAACCGGACGAAAAGACAAATCGGTCAATTATCAAACTGCAAAATCTAAAAATCGGAATTGAACCGACAAACCGGTAAGTAATTGGTCGGTCGAACCGAATCGTGATTCGGCCGATTTTTTGGATGGCAACAAAACGCTGCCGTTTTTTCTCTCTGAATCCCTAAATGTCCAAAATCCTAAGATCCCTAATTGCCTTCCCTTCTCTGCTTCAGTGCTTGTGCTTCTCAGTTCTCACTCATCGAGCAGGCTTCACTGAGCTACTTCCAACGCCTCACTCAGTCACTGTCACACCGTCACACGGGTCGAGCCACCGCCGTCGAGCCACCGCAGCAGCCGTCGCGAACTAAGAAGGTGCCTTCGCTGTCTTCAACCGCCTCACTCTCACTCTCCCTGTTACATGTTCTGTTGAAGCCTTGAAGGTGCCTTCGCTGTCTCCCACTCTCcctgttttatttttctattttatttttctttgaactgTGTATTGTGAAACTGTGAATTGATTCAAGACTCAACTGATTGGAGGGAGCTAAACTGTACTGTGATTATTGATTAGTGATTACTGAAACTGAACTGTGATTcaacatgatgaacatcaaaactGTGAACTTTGAAATTTGTCTccctgttttatttttctttgaactgTGTAGTGTGAAACTGTGAACTGATTCTGATCCTACTAAAATGAACTGTGATTACTGAAACTGATATGTGATTCAACATGATGAACACCAAAACTGTGAAATTTGGTTAATAATTGTTGTTTATTGATTAGTGATTAACTGATTACTGAAGTTGAACTGATTTTGGTTTGTTTACTAAACTGGATTTTGTTGTTTGTTGgataattgtgaataattttgaataattttggatGTTATTTGTTGTGCACTTGAGagttgagattattgggttggattgTTGGTAATGTTTAGGTATGGACGAAAGTATCAACCAAGAACTACCTAAGAATAATAATGCTGAAACTAATTCTGCTTCGAATGAACGTTCTCTTCCTCCCGTGACTAACGAAAGTCAGTCACAAACTTCTAATGTTCAGGGGAAAACTGATCCTActtgaatgatattttaaagtttagattagactataattatattttcatgtgcttatttatattttatttattattttattataaaacgatttTTTTAGTTCAATTACGGTCGAATCGATTAAATCTATAAACTAATGAATCAGTAGCTAAAACGGTTCGATGACCAGTTCGGTTTTCATAACCTTGGTTTCAATTCCATTCCAAGAGTATGGAAATGGATTATCATTTTCCAAAAGGttgaattaaatatataaattatttttcacttataAAAGgtgtcaaaaataaatttttaaaagatcataatattattttttttatttcattttatcaaGAAACTAAATTTATTCGCAAGTTTAATGCAAAAATAACTATAATCCATCGCTCTTCTGGATTATTAGTCCAAGTTGTAGTGAATAGTGATGACTGATGGGAAATGAGGTTCCAAATCACGTGGCTGCAGACTCTATAGAATCATGGATGAAAGCAGCATGTATATATTGTCTGCTATATGGGTCCAATTTGAAATTTGATGACGAAAAAAGTAACATGTAATCAAGTAATCAACTATAATGATTAAATTAGCAAAATCTAATTGTAGGCTACGTCGGTCGGCAATAGTAGAGATTCCCACTTGAATAAAATAATGCAAAGAAGGATATTTTCCATTTTGTACATCAGAGAAAAGGaacttatatttaaaaaattggcGAGAAAGGAACAGAGGCACATGTGCCAGTTCAGACAAAGTTGTATTGTATTGTACATGACTACATGTTATATCAACCCTTATCTCATGAATGATTGCCCCGTGCCCTAATTGCATTCCCATACATCTTCTTCAgaaatgttcttttattgttgtacAATAATTCAATTTATTTAGGTTTCACATCTCTTTCAATcccaacaaataaagaaaaaaggatAAATAGGTCACTGAACTTTTGTCTCGCAGACATTTTCGTtcttgaccattgaaaaatacttttaagtccttgaccttcacaaaacttgaaCGGATCAATCCCTCCGTTCAAATGCCTCTATCTGGGATTGATCCGTCCAAATATCTCCGTCAGGGACTAATCCGTCTAAATTTTGTGAAGGTCaagaacttaaaaatatttttcattagtCATGGACAAAAATGTCCGCGAGACAAAAGATTAGGGACCTATTGTCCTtttctcaaaaataaataataggaGAAAACTttgtataacaattttttttttcttcttctaaaagGACAGAGTAGGAAGCCAATAATTTGGGTATATTTTTGTCAAGTGGGCCCCATAGAGGTGTAGACACAAGATATGGTTAAGGAGACTTTGGGTTAAGACATTAAGTTAAGTTGGGCTTGTGAGTTGTGATCCTCTATATAATGAAGGCTTTATTCGCTTTGGTTTCTCAGTCTTAGAATCCACACTACAAATCCTTATCTTCTCCACATAAAAAAATATGGCAAAGGGTTTGCATCTTTCTCTCTGGCTTGTTCTTGTCTCTGTCATTTCAGTCACATTCAGAGCGGAGAATGTGAGCGCAAGCCCTTCGAAT
This window harbors:
- the LOC112752049 gene encoding uncharacterized protein codes for the protein MDHFAGAEEHLAQQRLRQKLDEVNVAAQNNLAPIQDHVNFTLQKAYFKCAYECFDRSRRQEEITNCVENCSIPLANVQQTFDTEMQKFQEKLNRSLMVCQDRYESAKLQQKGGAMNDMVSCADEAIQDSIKMLPLLANKLKSSFGIKDNDSF
- the LOC112752048 gene encoding uncharacterized protein; translated protein: MSILTATTTLLILFTIFTPLHLKADAAKCHPDDEAGLLGFKSGIKSDPSGMLSKWIRGTDCCTWPGLNCLFENKRVTSISIAGQPDQPNSFLSGTISSSLSKLQFLDGIYFTNLRNISGPFPGFLLNMPNLEYIYIENSQISGRIPDSFGNSTRKFGAFSFQGNRLTGTVPSSLSLLTQLTQLKLGDNLLTGAIPDGIRNLKNLTYLSLQGNQLSGNIPDFFTSLKNLRILELSRNKFSGTIPASIATLAPTLGYLELGHNSLSGKIPDFLGKMKALDTLDLSSNRFTGSVPQSFKNLTKIFNLDLSNNLLVDPFPEMNVKGIESLDLSNNNLHLGTIPKWVTSSPIIYSLKLAKCGIRMKLDDWKPSETYFYDYIDLSGNDISGSAIGLLNRTDYLVGFWASGNKLKFDMGGLRIVEKLKYLDLSRNSVFGKIPKGVVGLQKLNVSYNHLCGQIPKTQFPASAFAGNDCLCGPPLQPCKA
- the LOC112752047 gene encoding probable glucan 1,3-beta-glucosidase A, whose amino-acid sequence is MAYRYLFAFLLALCLSHPPHSVLVAQNLPYKAVNLGNWLLAEGWMKPSLFDGIVNKDLLDGTQVQLMSTKFQKYLAAENGGGADLVANRASASGWETFKLWRVSDTSFNFRVFNKQFLGLENQGSGNKIVAVSNSPSNPETFQIVRNSNDPNKIRIKASNGLFLQVQSETSVTADYAGTNWDENDPSVFRLNDKVANQLQGEYQLTNGYGPARAPQVMHNHWDAYITEDDFRFMSENGLTAVRIPVGWWIAQDPNPPKPFVGGSLAALDNAFTWAQKHGMKVIVDLHAVQGSQNGNDHSGARDGYIEWGDSYIPNTVSVIDFLARRYGGNPSLGGIELMNEPSGVNLDSLKNYYKQAYDAVRRYSQSAYVIMSNPLDHDSKVLLSFVQGFNNVVIDVHYYNLYSDYFNSLNAQQNIDFIRNQRASDLSGVSSTNALSFVGEWTGAWSVQGASKEDYQNYAKAQLDVYSRATFGWAYWSYKCQYDQWSLKWMIENGYITLN